In Mytilus edulis chromosome 6, xbMytEdul2.2, whole genome shotgun sequence, the following proteins share a genomic window:
- the LOC139527607 gene encoding uncharacterized protein: MFENVPLLKCFPCIQFEDDSNKWIRFQAIVDFIKKHHLETDSIKEIKRHNLLREMKSYKNSIKEADSEIYVNLSTFIRYIFHHCDQLKICLHIVHQIEAAMHSRPKKQQHSIQVYSVEELYKNIATKQFRLPAIDNISKKDQSIDNYCTPCLFQNYKGQFTDNEWQKICFFEYRFSKSNQEAEFKDYAQQLDLKWQFLRQVDNVAVVANSIKKSLNNIIKYRNERKHIAETDEKILLYASTIHIAARIENELCTAASEDVENVLLFDCVSSCTHRKKIHIFAEVKSERLFQMADVISTFKFHLMNSIIYSCTLLFSRGQIL; encoded by the coding sequence ATGTTTGAAAATGTGCCTTTGTTAAAATGTTTTCCGTGCATACAGTTTGAAGATGACAGCAACAAATGGATAAGGTTTCAAGCCATTGTAGATTTTATAAAGAAGCATCATCTTGAAACTGATTCCATCAAAGAAATTAAAAGGCACAACTTGTTACGGGAAATGAAATCGTATAAAAACAGCATAAAAGAGGCTGACAGTGAAATATATGTAAATCTTAGTACCTTCATTCGCTATATCTTTCATCACTGTGACCAGCTGAAAATATGCTTACACATAGTTCATCAAATAGAAGCAGCTATGCATTCTAGACCAAAAAAGCAACAGCATTCAATACAAGTTTACAGTGTTGAGGAACTGTATAAAAATATAGCAACCAAACAATTTAGACTTCCTGCAATTGACAACATCTCAAAAAAGGACCAGAGTATAGATAATTACTGTACACCCTGtttatttcaaaactataaaGGTCAATTTACAGACAACGAATGGCAGAAAATATGCTTTTTTGAATATCGTTTCTCTAAATCAAACCAGGAAGCTGAATTTAAAGATTATGCTCAACAATTGGACCTTAAATGGCAGTTTCTTAGGCAAGTTGATAATGTAGCTGTTGTGGCAAATTCCATCAAAAAGTCATTAAACAATATCATCAAATATCGCAATGAAAGAAAACATATTGCAGAAACAgatgaaaaaatacttttatatGCCAGTACAATTCATATCGCAGCTAGAATAGAAAACGAACTTTGCACTGCAGCTTCTGAAGATGTAGAGAATGTTCTTCTTTTTGATTGTGTTTCATCATGCACGCATCGAAAGAAAATTCATATATTTGCAGAAGTTAAATCAGAAAGACTTTTCCAAATGGCAGATGTAATAAGTACATTTAAATTTCATCTAATGAACAGCATAATCTACTCATGCACTCTATTGTTTTCTAGAGGCCAAATACTTTAA